A single Oncorhynchus kisutch isolate 150728-3 linkage group LG19, Okis_V2, whole genome shotgun sequence DNA region contains:
- the LOC109864776 gene encoding protocadherin-18-like isoform X1 — MGAKMNTPKGNIVFSTALLLFLVVIMQAVSGKTLKYKVYEEQKVGTVIARLKEDVADVLSKLPSSLSFRFRAMQRGSTQFLSVREEDGEITIGTKIDREKLCEKNLNCSIEFDVVTLPTEYLQLFHVEVEVLDINDNSPQFSRAIIPIEISESASVGNRIPLDSATDPDVGDNSLYSYSLTPNNFFKIDIRTRTDGAKYAELVVVKELDREVQSNYQLQLTASDNGVPPKSGSTLLKISISDSNDNSPAFDEQVYVINLLENSPLGTLLIDLNATDPDEGTNGKIVYSFSSHISPKILDTFKMNPENGQVTLIKKVDYETTSSYELDIQAQDLGPNSIPGLCKTVIKVVDVNDNKPEININLMTPGKEEVAYISEGAPVDTFIALVRVDDSDAGLNGDVVCRLHGHGHFRLQKTYEKNYMILTNVSLDREKRSEYSLTVIAEDRGSPSLSTIKHFTVQVLDENDNPPRFEKSRYEVYKSENNSPGAYLMTVVASDPDLGTNGQVTYTVVDTLVQGSPISTYVTIDPSNGAIYALRSFDHEDVSRISFTVQARDGGNPPLSSNATVLLTILDDNDNPPVIQSPLLRNHTADLLLWRHASAGQLVTIVKATDRDTGINSELSCSIVGGNEEGLFVMDARRCELRTNGSLEGVPKDVLEIRVEVQDRGTTRLSTGALLRLSLQENMDFLPPGLPTGPSHSLLDLSLIIIISLGAVCALLLVVMVMFATARCNREKKDPHNSYNCRVAENTYQNHPKKPSRQIHKGDITLVPTVNGTLPIRAHPHSPSASPAPERGTMGSRQSHHSRQSLNSLVTISSNHVAENFALELAHATPPVEQVSQLLSMLHQGQYQPRPSFRGNKYTRSYRYALNDMDKFSLKDSGRGDSEAGDSDYEAGRESPIDRLLGEAFNELYPHDGQHRPHPQHPHAAMRLCTEECRVLGHSDQCWMPPLLSPASSDYRSNLFIPGEDPRQASDPQEPPQPSDPDHPHVQRSNQSFSTFGKDNQEEAEEAEGGEEGEEEDLCGTTSLLSEMSSVFQRLLPPSLDSYIQVSETQKAGTSMGGVGVPMTGSLDRRRGHLPGKPSAAAHQQGVAAWAANTHFQNPGSSIGPSGQPHPQNGSYHTLKPSTKLSPQNNHHNQAVPKNSPQNGHGHHAPTPKNSPLLTALVSPTLVAPFLAPAPIPVPLQGPCGKWLPAMEEIPENFEEDEFDSVLGQLGHLQGKRSDSRHELMDASELVAEINKLLQDVRQS; from the exons ATGGGTGCCAAAATGAACACACCCAAAGGAAATATAGTATTTTCCACTGCGCTATTATTATTTTTGGTTGTAATTATGCAGGCCGTTTCTGGTAAGACTTTGAAATATAAAGTTTATGAAGAGCAAAAAGTGGGCACAGTGATTGCAAGGCTAAAGGAGGACGTGGCGGATGTTCTGTCTAAATTACCGAGTTCACTGTCCTTTCGGTTCCGTGCTATGCAGAGGGGGAGCACTCAATTTCTGTCGGTTCGGGAGGAGGACGGTGAAATCACCATAGGGACCAAGATTGACCGGGAGAAGCTTTGTGAAAAGAACCTAAACTGTTCTATCGAATTTGACGTTGTCACTCTTCCCACTGAATACCTCCAGCTGTTCCACGTCGAGGTGGAAGTCTTAGACATAAACGATAACTCGCCACAGTTCTCCCGTGCCATCATCCCCATTGAGATCTCCGAGAGCGCCTCTGTGGGAAACCGCATCCCTCTGGACAGCGCCACCGACCCTGACGTGGGAGATAACTCCCTTTACTCTTACTCTCTGACGCCGAATAACTTTTTCAAAATCGACATAAGGACCAGAACCGACGGTGCCAAATATGCAGAGCTGGTGGTGGTGAAAGAGCTGGACAGGGAGGTGCAGTCCAACTACCAGCTGCAGCTAACGGCCTCGGACAATGGAGTCCCCCCGAAGTCCGGCTCCACTCTGCTCAAGATAAGCATCTCAGACTCCAACGACAACAGTCCGGCTTTTGATGAGCAGGTTTACGTTATTAATCTCCTGGAAAACTCACCACTTGGGACTCTACTGATTGATTTGAACGCCACAGATCCGGATGAGGGCACTAACGGTAAAATAGTTTACTCTTTCAGCAGTCATATCTCTCCCAAAATACTGGACACGTTTAAAATGAACCCTGAAAATGGCCAAGTCACTCTGATTAAAAAAGTGGACTATGAAACTACGTCATCTTATGAGTTGGACATTCAGGCGCAGGACCTGGGTCCTAACTCCATCCCAGGACTTTGTAAAACCGTAATCAAAGTGGTGGACGTGAACGACAACAAACCGGAGATCAACATTAACCTCATGACTCCTGGTAAGGAGGAAGTGGCCTACATCTCGGAGGGCGCGCCGGTGGACACCTTCATAGCATTGGTGCGCGTGGACGACAGTGACGCAGGGCTCAATGGCGACGTGGTGTGCCGCCTGCATGGCCATGGGCACTTCCGGCTGCAGAAGACTTATGAGAAGAATTACATGATCCTGACCAATGTGTCtctggacagagagaagaggtcaGAGTACAGTCTAACGGTCATAGCTGAGGACCGCGGCTCTCCAAGCCTTTCCACCATCAAACACTTCACGGTCCAGGTGTTGGATGAAAACGATAACCCGCCCCGCTTTGAGAAGAGTCGCTACGAGGTTTACAAGTCAGAGAACAACTCTCCCGGGGCCTACCTGATGACAGTGGTGGCGTCTGACCCTGACCTGGGCACCAACGGCCAGGTGACCTACACGGTGGTGGACACTCTGGTCCAGGGAAGCCCCATCTCCACCTACGTCACCATCGACCCGTCCAACGGCGCCATCTACGCCCTACGGAGCTTCGACCACGAGGACGTCAGCCGCATCTCCTTCACCGTCCAAGCACGGGACGGAGGGaaccctcccctatcctccaaTGCCACCGTCCTCCTGACCATACTAGACGACAACGACAACCCGCCCGTCATCCAGTCCCCGCTCCTACGTAACCACACCGCCGACCTCCTCCTCTGGAGACACGCCTCCGCCGGTCAGCTGGTCACAATTGTCAAGGCCACTGACCGTGACACCGGCATCAACAGTGAGCTGAGCTGCTCCATCGTCGGGGGCAACGAGGAGGGCCTGTTTGTGATGGATGCTCGGCGGTGCGAGCTGCGGACCAACGGCAGTCTGGAGGGGGTTCCCAAGGACGTGCTGGAGATCAGAGTGGAGGTACAGGATAGGGGAACCACCCGCCTGTCCACCGGGGCCCTGCTCCGCCTCTCCCTCCAGGAGAATATGGACTTCCTACCCCCAGGCCTCCCCACGGGCCCCAGCCATTCCCTCCTGGACCTctccctcatcatcatcatctccctGGGGGCCGTGTGTGCCCTGCTGTTGGTGGTCATGGTGATGTTTGCCACAGCACGCTGCAACAGAGAGAAAAAGGACCCCCACAACTCGTACAACTGCAGGGTGGCTGAGAACACGTACCAGAACCACCCCAAGAAGCCCTCTAGGCAGATCCACAAGGGAGACATCACCCTGGTCCCCACTGTCAATGGAACCCTGCCCATACGGGCACACCCACACTCACCTTCTGCCTCACCCGCCCCAGAGAGGGGCACCATGGGTAGCAGGCAGAGCCACCACAGCCGCCAGTCGCTCAACAGCCTGGTCACCATCTCCTCCAATCACGTCGCAGAGAACTTCGCTCTGGAACTGGCCCACGCCACGCCCCCTGTCGAA CAAGTCTCACAGCTTCTGTCCATGCTCCATCAGGGCCAGTACCAGCCAAGACCCAGTTTCCGTGGCAACAAATACACCAGGAGCTACAG GTACGCTCTGAACGACATGGACAAGTTTAGTCTGAAGGACAGTGGTCGTGGCGACAGCGAGGCTGGGGACAGTGACTACGAGGCAGGACGAGAGTCTCCCATCGACAGGCTCCTGGGTGAGGCCTTTAATGAGCTATACCCTCATGACGGCCAACACAGACCACATCCACAGCATCCGCATGCAG CGATGAGACTGTGCACTGAGGAGTGTCGTGTCCTGGGTCACTCTGACCAGTGCTGGAtgcctcccctgctctccccagCCTCCTCTGACTACCGCAGCAACCTCTTCATCCCAGGAGAGGACCCCCGCCAGGCCAGCGATCCCCAGGAGCCGCCCCAGCCCTCCGACCCCGACCACCCTCACGTACAACGCAGCAACCAGAGCTTCTCCACCTTCGGCAAGGACAACCAGGAGGAGGCCGAGGaggcagaggggggagaggagggggaggaggaggacctgTGTGGAACCACGTCCCTGTTGTCAGAGATGAGCAGTGTGTTTCAGAGGCTCCTCCCCCCATCGCTGGACTCTTATATCCAGGTCAGCGAGACACAAAAGGCAGGTACAAGTATGGGGGGTGTAGGTGTCCCCATGACAGGGTCACTGGACAGGAGGAGGGGTCATCTGCCAGGTAAGCCCAGTGCTGCCGCCCACCAGCAAGGTGTTGCAGCATGGGCCGCCAATACCCACTTCCAGAACCCCGGCTCTAGCATTGGGCCCTCAGGCCAACCACACCCCCAGAATGGTAGCTACCACACCCTCAAACCCAGCACCAAGCTCAGCCCCCAGAACAACCACCACAACCAGGCCGTCCCTAAAAACAGCCCTCAGAATGGACACGGCCACCAcgcccccacccccaagaacagCCCTCTCCTCACTGCCCTGGTCAGCCCCACCCTGGTGGCACCCTTCCTGGCCCCGGCCCCCATCCCTGTTCCCCTCCAGGGGCCATGCGGTAAGTGGCTCCCAGCCATGGAGGAAATCCCAGAGAACTTTGAGGAGGATGAGTTTGACTCGGTGCTGGGGCAGCTGGGACACCTGCAGGGGAAGAGGAGCGACAGCCGGCATGAGTTGATGGACGCCAGCGAGCTGGTGGCTGAGATCAACAAATTGTTACAGGATGTCCGGCAGAGCTAG
- the LOC109864776 gene encoding protocadherin-18-like isoform X3, giving the protein MGAKMNTPKGNIVFSTALLLFLVVIMQAVSGKTLKYKVYEEQKVGTVIARLKEDVADVLSKLPSSLSFRFRAMQRGSTQFLSVREEDGEITIGTKIDREKLCEKNLNCSIEFDVVTLPTEYLQLFHVEVEVLDINDNSPQFSRAIIPIEISESASVGNRIPLDSATDPDVGDNSLYSYSLTPNNFFKIDIRTRTDGAKYAELVVVKELDREVQSNYQLQLTASDNGVPPKSGSTLLKISISDSNDNSPAFDEQVYVINLLENSPLGTLLIDLNATDPDEGTNGKIVYSFSSHISPKILDTFKMNPENGQVTLIKKVDYETTSSYELDIQAQDLGPNSIPGLCKTVIKVVDVNDNKPEININLMTPGKEEVAYISEGAPVDTFIALVRVDDSDAGLNGDVVCRLHGHGHFRLQKTYEKNYMILTNVSLDREKRSEYSLTVIAEDRGSPSLSTIKHFTVQVLDENDNPPRFEKSRYEVYKSENNSPGAYLMTVVASDPDLGTNGQVTYTVVDTLVQGSPISTYVTIDPSNGAIYALRSFDHEDVSRISFTVQARDGGNPPLSSNATVLLTILDDNDNPPVIQSPLLRNHTADLLLWRHASAGQLVTIVKATDRDTGINSELSCSIVGGNEEGLFVMDARRCELRTNGSLEGVPKDVLEIRVEVQDRGTTRLSTGALLRLSLQENMDFLPPGLPTGPSHSLLDLSLIIIISLGAVCALLLVVMVMFATARCNREKKDPHNSYNCRVAENTYQNHPKKPSRQIHKGDITLVPTVNGTLPIRAHPHSPSASPAPERGTMGSRQSHHSRQSLNSLVTISSNHVAENFALELAHATPPVEQVSQLLSMLHQGQYQPRPSFRGNKYTRSYRYALNDMDKFSLKDSGRGDSEAGDSDYEAGRESPIDRLLAMRLCTEECRVLGHSDQCWMPPLLSPASSDYRSNLFIPGEDPRQASDPQEPPQPSDPDHPHVQRSNQSFSTFGKDNQEEAEEAEGGEEGEEEDLCGTTSLLSEMSSVFQRLLPPSLDSYIQVSETQKAGTSMGGVGVPMTGSLDRRRGHLPGKPSAAAHQQGVAAWAANTHFQNPGSSIGPSGQPHPQNGSYHTLKPSTKLSPQNNHHNQAVPKNSPQNGHGHHAPTPKNSPLLTALVSPTLVAPFLAPAPIPVPLQGPCGKWLPAMEEIPENFEEDEFDSVLGQLGHLQGKRSDSRHELMDASELVAEINKLLQDVRQS; this is encoded by the exons ATGGGTGCCAAAATGAACACACCCAAAGGAAATATAGTATTTTCCACTGCGCTATTATTATTTTTGGTTGTAATTATGCAGGCCGTTTCTGGTAAGACTTTGAAATATAAAGTTTATGAAGAGCAAAAAGTGGGCACAGTGATTGCAAGGCTAAAGGAGGACGTGGCGGATGTTCTGTCTAAATTACCGAGTTCACTGTCCTTTCGGTTCCGTGCTATGCAGAGGGGGAGCACTCAATTTCTGTCGGTTCGGGAGGAGGACGGTGAAATCACCATAGGGACCAAGATTGACCGGGAGAAGCTTTGTGAAAAGAACCTAAACTGTTCTATCGAATTTGACGTTGTCACTCTTCCCACTGAATACCTCCAGCTGTTCCACGTCGAGGTGGAAGTCTTAGACATAAACGATAACTCGCCACAGTTCTCCCGTGCCATCATCCCCATTGAGATCTCCGAGAGCGCCTCTGTGGGAAACCGCATCCCTCTGGACAGCGCCACCGACCCTGACGTGGGAGATAACTCCCTTTACTCTTACTCTCTGACGCCGAATAACTTTTTCAAAATCGACATAAGGACCAGAACCGACGGTGCCAAATATGCAGAGCTGGTGGTGGTGAAAGAGCTGGACAGGGAGGTGCAGTCCAACTACCAGCTGCAGCTAACGGCCTCGGACAATGGAGTCCCCCCGAAGTCCGGCTCCACTCTGCTCAAGATAAGCATCTCAGACTCCAACGACAACAGTCCGGCTTTTGATGAGCAGGTTTACGTTATTAATCTCCTGGAAAACTCACCACTTGGGACTCTACTGATTGATTTGAACGCCACAGATCCGGATGAGGGCACTAACGGTAAAATAGTTTACTCTTTCAGCAGTCATATCTCTCCCAAAATACTGGACACGTTTAAAATGAACCCTGAAAATGGCCAAGTCACTCTGATTAAAAAAGTGGACTATGAAACTACGTCATCTTATGAGTTGGACATTCAGGCGCAGGACCTGGGTCCTAACTCCATCCCAGGACTTTGTAAAACCGTAATCAAAGTGGTGGACGTGAACGACAACAAACCGGAGATCAACATTAACCTCATGACTCCTGGTAAGGAGGAAGTGGCCTACATCTCGGAGGGCGCGCCGGTGGACACCTTCATAGCATTGGTGCGCGTGGACGACAGTGACGCAGGGCTCAATGGCGACGTGGTGTGCCGCCTGCATGGCCATGGGCACTTCCGGCTGCAGAAGACTTATGAGAAGAATTACATGATCCTGACCAATGTGTCtctggacagagagaagaggtcaGAGTACAGTCTAACGGTCATAGCTGAGGACCGCGGCTCTCCAAGCCTTTCCACCATCAAACACTTCACGGTCCAGGTGTTGGATGAAAACGATAACCCGCCCCGCTTTGAGAAGAGTCGCTACGAGGTTTACAAGTCAGAGAACAACTCTCCCGGGGCCTACCTGATGACAGTGGTGGCGTCTGACCCTGACCTGGGCACCAACGGCCAGGTGACCTACACGGTGGTGGACACTCTGGTCCAGGGAAGCCCCATCTCCACCTACGTCACCATCGACCCGTCCAACGGCGCCATCTACGCCCTACGGAGCTTCGACCACGAGGACGTCAGCCGCATCTCCTTCACCGTCCAAGCACGGGACGGAGGGaaccctcccctatcctccaaTGCCACCGTCCTCCTGACCATACTAGACGACAACGACAACCCGCCCGTCATCCAGTCCCCGCTCCTACGTAACCACACCGCCGACCTCCTCCTCTGGAGACACGCCTCCGCCGGTCAGCTGGTCACAATTGTCAAGGCCACTGACCGTGACACCGGCATCAACAGTGAGCTGAGCTGCTCCATCGTCGGGGGCAACGAGGAGGGCCTGTTTGTGATGGATGCTCGGCGGTGCGAGCTGCGGACCAACGGCAGTCTGGAGGGGGTTCCCAAGGACGTGCTGGAGATCAGAGTGGAGGTACAGGATAGGGGAACCACCCGCCTGTCCACCGGGGCCCTGCTCCGCCTCTCCCTCCAGGAGAATATGGACTTCCTACCCCCAGGCCTCCCCACGGGCCCCAGCCATTCCCTCCTGGACCTctccctcatcatcatcatctccctGGGGGCCGTGTGTGCCCTGCTGTTGGTGGTCATGGTGATGTTTGCCACAGCACGCTGCAACAGAGAGAAAAAGGACCCCCACAACTCGTACAACTGCAGGGTGGCTGAGAACACGTACCAGAACCACCCCAAGAAGCCCTCTAGGCAGATCCACAAGGGAGACATCACCCTGGTCCCCACTGTCAATGGAACCCTGCCCATACGGGCACACCCACACTCACCTTCTGCCTCACCCGCCCCAGAGAGGGGCACCATGGGTAGCAGGCAGAGCCACCACAGCCGCCAGTCGCTCAACAGCCTGGTCACCATCTCCTCCAATCACGTCGCAGAGAACTTCGCTCTGGAACTGGCCCACGCCACGCCCCCTGTCGAA CAAGTCTCACAGCTTCTGTCCATGCTCCATCAGGGCCAGTACCAGCCAAGACCCAGTTTCCGTGGCAACAAATACACCAGGAGCTACAG GTACGCTCTGAACGACATGGACAAGTTTAGTCTGAAGGACAGTGGTCGTGGCGACAGCGAGGCTGGGGACAGTGACTACGAGGCAGGACGAGAGTCTCCCATCGACAGGCTCCTGG CGATGAGACTGTGCACTGAGGAGTGTCGTGTCCTGGGTCACTCTGACCAGTGCTGGAtgcctcccctgctctccccagCCTCCTCTGACTACCGCAGCAACCTCTTCATCCCAGGAGAGGACCCCCGCCAGGCCAGCGATCCCCAGGAGCCGCCCCAGCCCTCCGACCCCGACCACCCTCACGTACAACGCAGCAACCAGAGCTTCTCCACCTTCGGCAAGGACAACCAGGAGGAGGCCGAGGaggcagaggggggagaggagggggaggaggaggacctgTGTGGAACCACGTCCCTGTTGTCAGAGATGAGCAGTGTGTTTCAGAGGCTCCTCCCCCCATCGCTGGACTCTTATATCCAGGTCAGCGAGACACAAAAGGCAGGTACAAGTATGGGGGGTGTAGGTGTCCCCATGACAGGGTCACTGGACAGGAGGAGGGGTCATCTGCCAGGTAAGCCCAGTGCTGCCGCCCACCAGCAAGGTGTTGCAGCATGGGCCGCCAATACCCACTTCCAGAACCCCGGCTCTAGCATTGGGCCCTCAGGCCAACCACACCCCCAGAATGGTAGCTACCACACCCTCAAACCCAGCACCAAGCTCAGCCCCCAGAACAACCACCACAACCAGGCCGTCCCTAAAAACAGCCCTCAGAATGGACACGGCCACCAcgcccccacccccaagaacagCCCTCTCCTCACTGCCCTGGTCAGCCCCACCCTGGTGGCACCCTTCCTGGCCCCGGCCCCCATCCCTGTTCCCCTCCAGGGGCCATGCGGTAAGTGGCTCCCAGCCATGGAGGAAATCCCAGAGAACTTTGAGGAGGATGAGTTTGACTCGGTGCTGGGGCAGCTGGGACACCTGCAGGGGAAGAGGAGCGACAGCCGGCATGAGTTGATGGACGCCAGCGAGCTGGTGGCTGAGATCAACAAATTGTTACAGGATGTCCGGCAGAGCTAG
- the LOC109864776 gene encoding protocadherin-18-like isoform X2, whose protein sequence is MGAKMNTPKGNIVFSTALLLFLVVIMQAVSGKTLKYKVYEEQKVGTVIARLKEDVADVLSKLPSSLSFRFRAMQRGSTQFLSVREEDGEITIGTKIDREKLCEKNLNCSIEFDVVTLPTEYLQLFHVEVEVLDINDNSPQFSRAIIPIEISESASVGNRIPLDSATDPDVGDNSLYSYSLTPNNFFKIDIRTRTDGAKYAELVVVKELDREVQSNYQLQLTASDNGVPPKSGSTLLKISISDSNDNSPAFDEQVYVINLLENSPLGTLLIDLNATDPDEGTNGKIVYSFSSHISPKILDTFKMNPENGQVTLIKKVDYETTSSYELDIQAQDLGPNSIPGLCKTVIKVVDVNDNKPEININLMTPGKEEVAYISEGAPVDTFIALVRVDDSDAGLNGDVVCRLHGHGHFRLQKTYEKNYMILTNVSLDREKRSEYSLTVIAEDRGSPSLSTIKHFTVQVLDENDNPPRFEKSRYEVYKSENNSPGAYLMTVVASDPDLGTNGQVTYTVVDTLVQGSPISTYVTIDPSNGAIYALRSFDHEDVSRISFTVQARDGGNPPLSSNATVLLTILDDNDNPPVIQSPLLRNHTADLLLWRHASAGQLVTIVKATDRDTGINSELSCSIVGGNEEGLFVMDARRCELRTNGSLEGVPKDVLEIRVEVQDRGTTRLSTGALLRLSLQENMDFLPPGLPTGPSHSLLDLSLIIIISLGAVCALLLVVMVMFATARCNREKKDPHNSYNCRVAENTYQNHPKKPSRQIHKGDITLVPTVNGTLPIRAHPHSPSASPAPERGTMGSRQSHHSRQSLNSLVTISSNHVAENFALELAHATPPVEGQYQPRPSFRGNKYTRSYRYALNDMDKFSLKDSGRGDSEAGDSDYEAGRESPIDRLLGEAFNELYPHDGQHRPHPQHPHAAMRLCTEECRVLGHSDQCWMPPLLSPASSDYRSNLFIPGEDPRQASDPQEPPQPSDPDHPHVQRSNQSFSTFGKDNQEEAEEAEGGEEGEEEDLCGTTSLLSEMSSVFQRLLPPSLDSYIQVSETQKAGTSMGGVGVPMTGSLDRRRGHLPGKPSAAAHQQGVAAWAANTHFQNPGSSIGPSGQPHPQNGSYHTLKPSTKLSPQNNHHNQAVPKNSPQNGHGHHAPTPKNSPLLTALVSPTLVAPFLAPAPIPVPLQGPCGKWLPAMEEIPENFEEDEFDSVLGQLGHLQGKRSDSRHELMDASELVAEINKLLQDVRQS, encoded by the exons ATGGGTGCCAAAATGAACACACCCAAAGGAAATATAGTATTTTCCACTGCGCTATTATTATTTTTGGTTGTAATTATGCAGGCCGTTTCTGGTAAGACTTTGAAATATAAAGTTTATGAAGAGCAAAAAGTGGGCACAGTGATTGCAAGGCTAAAGGAGGACGTGGCGGATGTTCTGTCTAAATTACCGAGTTCACTGTCCTTTCGGTTCCGTGCTATGCAGAGGGGGAGCACTCAATTTCTGTCGGTTCGGGAGGAGGACGGTGAAATCACCATAGGGACCAAGATTGACCGGGAGAAGCTTTGTGAAAAGAACCTAAACTGTTCTATCGAATTTGACGTTGTCACTCTTCCCACTGAATACCTCCAGCTGTTCCACGTCGAGGTGGAAGTCTTAGACATAAACGATAACTCGCCACAGTTCTCCCGTGCCATCATCCCCATTGAGATCTCCGAGAGCGCCTCTGTGGGAAACCGCATCCCTCTGGACAGCGCCACCGACCCTGACGTGGGAGATAACTCCCTTTACTCTTACTCTCTGACGCCGAATAACTTTTTCAAAATCGACATAAGGACCAGAACCGACGGTGCCAAATATGCAGAGCTGGTGGTGGTGAAAGAGCTGGACAGGGAGGTGCAGTCCAACTACCAGCTGCAGCTAACGGCCTCGGACAATGGAGTCCCCCCGAAGTCCGGCTCCACTCTGCTCAAGATAAGCATCTCAGACTCCAACGACAACAGTCCGGCTTTTGATGAGCAGGTTTACGTTATTAATCTCCTGGAAAACTCACCACTTGGGACTCTACTGATTGATTTGAACGCCACAGATCCGGATGAGGGCACTAACGGTAAAATAGTTTACTCTTTCAGCAGTCATATCTCTCCCAAAATACTGGACACGTTTAAAATGAACCCTGAAAATGGCCAAGTCACTCTGATTAAAAAAGTGGACTATGAAACTACGTCATCTTATGAGTTGGACATTCAGGCGCAGGACCTGGGTCCTAACTCCATCCCAGGACTTTGTAAAACCGTAATCAAAGTGGTGGACGTGAACGACAACAAACCGGAGATCAACATTAACCTCATGACTCCTGGTAAGGAGGAAGTGGCCTACATCTCGGAGGGCGCGCCGGTGGACACCTTCATAGCATTGGTGCGCGTGGACGACAGTGACGCAGGGCTCAATGGCGACGTGGTGTGCCGCCTGCATGGCCATGGGCACTTCCGGCTGCAGAAGACTTATGAGAAGAATTACATGATCCTGACCAATGTGTCtctggacagagagaagaggtcaGAGTACAGTCTAACGGTCATAGCTGAGGACCGCGGCTCTCCAAGCCTTTCCACCATCAAACACTTCACGGTCCAGGTGTTGGATGAAAACGATAACCCGCCCCGCTTTGAGAAGAGTCGCTACGAGGTTTACAAGTCAGAGAACAACTCTCCCGGGGCCTACCTGATGACAGTGGTGGCGTCTGACCCTGACCTGGGCACCAACGGCCAGGTGACCTACACGGTGGTGGACACTCTGGTCCAGGGAAGCCCCATCTCCACCTACGTCACCATCGACCCGTCCAACGGCGCCATCTACGCCCTACGGAGCTTCGACCACGAGGACGTCAGCCGCATCTCCTTCACCGTCCAAGCACGGGACGGAGGGaaccctcccctatcctccaaTGCCACCGTCCTCCTGACCATACTAGACGACAACGACAACCCGCCCGTCATCCAGTCCCCGCTCCTACGTAACCACACCGCCGACCTCCTCCTCTGGAGACACGCCTCCGCCGGTCAGCTGGTCACAATTGTCAAGGCCACTGACCGTGACACCGGCATCAACAGTGAGCTGAGCTGCTCCATCGTCGGGGGCAACGAGGAGGGCCTGTTTGTGATGGATGCTCGGCGGTGCGAGCTGCGGACCAACGGCAGTCTGGAGGGGGTTCCCAAGGACGTGCTGGAGATCAGAGTGGAGGTACAGGATAGGGGAACCACCCGCCTGTCCACCGGGGCCCTGCTCCGCCTCTCCCTCCAGGAGAATATGGACTTCCTACCCCCAGGCCTCCCCACGGGCCCCAGCCATTCCCTCCTGGACCTctccctcatcatcatcatctccctGGGGGCCGTGTGTGCCCTGCTGTTGGTGGTCATGGTGATGTTTGCCACAGCACGCTGCAACAGAGAGAAAAAGGACCCCCACAACTCGTACAACTGCAGGGTGGCTGAGAACACGTACCAGAACCACCCCAAGAAGCCCTCTAGGCAGATCCACAAGGGAGACATCACCCTGGTCCCCACTGTCAATGGAACCCTGCCCATACGGGCACACCCACACTCACCTTCTGCCTCACCCGCCCCAGAGAGGGGCACCATGGGTAGCAGGCAGAGCCACCACAGCCGCCAGTCGCTCAACAGCCTGGTCACCATCTCCTCCAATCACGTCGCAGAGAACTTCGCTCTGGAACTGGCCCACGCCACGCCCCCTGTCGAA GGCCAGTACCAGCCAAGACCCAGTTTCCGTGGCAACAAATACACCAGGAGCTACAG GTACGCTCTGAACGACATGGACAAGTTTAGTCTGAAGGACAGTGGTCGTGGCGACAGCGAGGCTGGGGACAGTGACTACGAGGCAGGACGAGAGTCTCCCATCGACAGGCTCCTGGGTGAGGCCTTTAATGAGCTATACCCTCATGACGGCCAACACAGACCACATCCACAGCATCCGCATGCAG CGATGAGACTGTGCACTGAGGAGTGTCGTGTCCTGGGTCACTCTGACCAGTGCTGGAtgcctcccctgctctccccagCCTCCTCTGACTACCGCAGCAACCTCTTCATCCCAGGAGAGGACCCCCGCCAGGCCAGCGATCCCCAGGAGCCGCCCCAGCCCTCCGACCCCGACCACCCTCACGTACAACGCAGCAACCAGAGCTTCTCCACCTTCGGCAAGGACAACCAGGAGGAGGCCGAGGaggcagaggggggagaggagggggaggaggaggacctgTGTGGAACCACGTCCCTGTTGTCAGAGATGAGCAGTGTGTTTCAGAGGCTCCTCCCCCCATCGCTGGACTCTTATATCCAGGTCAGCGAGACACAAAAGGCAGGTACAAGTATGGGGGGTGTAGGTGTCCCCATGACAGGGTCACTGGACAGGAGGAGGGGTCATCTGCCAGGTAAGCCCAGTGCTGCCGCCCACCAGCAAGGTGTTGCAGCATGGGCCGCCAATACCCACTTCCAGAACCCCGGCTCTAGCATTGGGCCCTCAGGCCAACCACACCCCCAGAATGGTAGCTACCACACCCTCAAACCCAGCACCAAGCTCAGCCCCCAGAACAACCACCACAACCAGGCCGTCCCTAAAAACAGCCCTCAGAATGGACACGGCCACCAcgcccccacccccaagaacagCCCTCTCCTCACTGCCCTGGTCAGCCCCACCCTGGTGGCACCCTTCCTGGCCCCGGCCCCCATCCCTGTTCCCCTCCAGGGGCCATGCGGTAAGTGGCTCCCAGCCATGGAGGAAATCCCAGAGAACTTTGAGGAGGATGAGTTTGACTCGGTGCTGGGGCAGCTGGGACACCTGCAGGGGAAGAGGAGCGACAGCCGGCATGAGTTGATGGACGCCAGCGAGCTGGTGGCTGAGATCAACAAATTGTTACAGGATGTCCGGCAGAGCTAG